In Panthera tigris isolate Pti1 chromosome C1, P.tigris_Pti1_mat1.1, whole genome shotgun sequence, the following proteins share a genomic window:
- the LOC102966136 gene encoding TAR DNA-binding protein 43 isoform X1 — translation MSEYIRVTEDENDEPIEIPSEDDGTVLLSTVTAQFPGACGLRYRNPVSQCMRGVRLVEGILHAPEAGWGNLVYVVNYPKDNKRKMDETDASSAVKVKRAVQKTSDLIVLGLPWKTTEQDLKEYFSTFGEVLMVQVKKDLKTGHSKGFGFVRFTEYETQVKVMSQRHMIDGRWCDCKLPNSKQSPDEPLRSRKVFVGRCTEDMTADELQQFFCQYGEVVDVFIPKPFRAFAFVTFADDQVAQSLCGEDLIIKGISVHISNAEPKHNSNRQLERSGRFGGNPGGFGNQGGFGNSRGGGAGLGNNQGSNMGGGMNFGAFSINPAMMAAAQAALQSSWGMMGMLASQQNQSGPSGNNQSQGNMQREPNQAFGSGNNSYSGSNSGAAIGWGSASNAGSGSGFNGGFGSSMDSKSSGWGM, via the exons ATGTCTGAATATATTCGGGTAACCGAAGATGAGAACGACGAGCCCATTGAAATACCCTCAGAAGACGACGGGACCGTGCTGCTGTCCACGGTGACAGCCCAGTTTCCAGGGGCCTGTGGGCTGCGCTACAGGAATCCAGTGTCTCAGTGTATGAGAGGCGTCCGGTTGGTGGAAGGAATTCTGCACGCCCCCGAAGCCGGCTGGGGAAATCTGGTATATGTTGTCAACTATCCCAAAG ataacaaaagaaaaatggacgAGACGGATGCTTCTTCAGCAGTGAAAGTGAAAAGAGCGGTCCAGAAAACATCTGATTTAATAGTGTTGGGTCTCCCGTGGAAAACGACTGAACAGGatctaaaagaatattttagtaCCTTTGGAGAGGTTCTTATGGTTCAG gtcAAGAAAGATCTTAAAACTGGTCATTCAAAGGGGTTTGGTTTTGTTCGTTTTACGGAATATGAAACCCAGGTGAAAGTAATGTCACAGCGACATATGATAGACGGACGATGGTGTGACTGTAAACTTCCTAATTCTAAG CAAAGCCCAGATGAGCCTTTGAGAAGCAGGAAGGTGTTCGTTGGGCGCTGTACAGAGGACATGACCGCCGATGAGCTGCAGCAGTTTTTTTGCCAGTATGGAGAAGTGGTAGACGTCTTCATTCCCAAACCGTTCAGGGCTTTTGCCTTCGTTACGTTTGCAGACGATCAG GTTGCCCAGTCTCTTTGTGGAGAGGACTTGATCATTAAAGGAATCAGCGTCCATATATCCAATGCTGAACCTAAGCACAATAGCAATAGACAGTTAGAAAGAAGTGGAAGATTTGGTGGTAATCCAGGTGGCTTTGGGAATCAGGGTGGTTTTGGTAACAGTCGAGGGGGTGGAGCTGGTTTGGGAAACAATCAAGGTAGTAatatgggtggggggatgaacTTTGGCGCTTTTAGCATTAATCCGGCAATGATGGCGGCTGCCCAGGCGGCACTGCAGAGCAGCTGGGGCATGATGGGCATGTTAGCCAGTCAGCAGAACCAGTCAGGCCCATCGGGTAATAACCAAAGCCAAGGCAACATGCAGAGGGAGCCAAATCAGGCCTTTGGTTCTGGAAATAACTCCTATAGTGGTTCTAATTCAGGTGCAGCGATCGGTTGGGGATCCGCATCAAATGCAGGGTCAGGCAGCGGTTTTAATGGAGGCTTTGGCTCAAGCATGGATTCTAAATCTTCTGGCTGGGGAATGTAG
- the LOC102966136 gene encoding TAR DNA-binding protein 43 isoform X4 produces the protein MSEYIRVTEDENDEPIEIPSEDDGTVLLSTVTAQFPGACGLRYRNPVSQCMRGVRLVEGILHAPEAGWGNLVYVVNYPKDNKRKMDETDASSAVKVKRAVQKTSDLIVLGLPWKTTEQDLKEYFSTFGEVLMVQVKKDLKTGHSKGFGFVRFTEYETQVKVMSQRHMIDGRWCDCKLPNSKQSPDEPLRSRKVFVGRCTEDMTADELQQFFCQYGEVVDVFIPKPFRAFAFVTFADDQVAQSLCGEDLIIKGISVHISNAEPKHNSNRQLERSGRFGGNPVHLISNVYGRSTSLKVVL, from the exons ATGTCTGAATATATTCGGGTAACCGAAGATGAGAACGACGAGCCCATTGAAATACCCTCAGAAGACGACGGGACCGTGCTGCTGTCCACGGTGACAGCCCAGTTTCCAGGGGCCTGTGGGCTGCGCTACAGGAATCCAGTGTCTCAGTGTATGAGAGGCGTCCGGTTGGTGGAAGGAATTCTGCACGCCCCCGAAGCCGGCTGGGGAAATCTGGTATATGTTGTCAACTATCCCAAAG ataacaaaagaaaaatggacgAGACGGATGCTTCTTCAGCAGTGAAAGTGAAAAGAGCGGTCCAGAAAACATCTGATTTAATAGTGTTGGGTCTCCCGTGGAAAACGACTGAACAGGatctaaaagaatattttagtaCCTTTGGAGAGGTTCTTATGGTTCAG gtcAAGAAAGATCTTAAAACTGGTCATTCAAAGGGGTTTGGTTTTGTTCGTTTTACGGAATATGAAACCCAGGTGAAAGTAATGTCACAGCGACATATGATAGACGGACGATGGTGTGACTGTAAACTTCCTAATTCTAAG CAAAGCCCAGATGAGCCTTTGAGAAGCAGGAAGGTGTTCGTTGGGCGCTGTACAGAGGACATGACCGCCGATGAGCTGCAGCAGTTTTTTTGCCAGTATGGAGAAGTGGTAGACGTCTTCATTCCCAAACCGTTCAGGGCTTTTGCCTTCGTTACGTTTGCAGACGATCAG GTTGCCCAGTCTCTTTGTGGAGAGGACTTGATCATTAAAGGAATCAGCGTCCATATATCCAATGCTGAACCTAAGCACAATAGCAATAGACAGTTAGAAAGAAGTGGAAGATTTGGTGGTAATCCAG TTCAtctcatttcaaatgtttatggAAGAAGCACTTCATTGAAAGTAGTGCTGTAA
- the LOC102966136 gene encoding TAR DNA-binding protein 43 isoform X3, producing MSEYIRVTEDENDEPIEIPSEDDGTVLLSTVTAQFPGACGLRYRNPVSQCMRGVRLVEGILHAPEAGWGNLVYVVNYPKDNKRKMDETDASSAVKVKRAVQKTSDLIVLGLPWKTTEQDLKEYFSTFGEVLMVQVKKDLKTGHSKGFGFVRFTEYETQVKVMSQRHMIDGRWCDCKLPNSKQSPDEPLRSRKVFVGRCTEDMTADELQQFFCQYGEVVDVFIPKPFRAFAFVTFADDQVAQSLCGEDLIIKGISVHISNAEPKHNSNRQLERSGRFGGILPSTCSLIQDFVITLHRLRL from the exons ATGTCTGAATATATTCGGGTAACCGAAGATGAGAACGACGAGCCCATTGAAATACCCTCAGAAGACGACGGGACCGTGCTGCTGTCCACGGTGACAGCCCAGTTTCCAGGGGCCTGTGGGCTGCGCTACAGGAATCCAGTGTCTCAGTGTATGAGAGGCGTCCGGTTGGTGGAAGGAATTCTGCACGCCCCCGAAGCCGGCTGGGGAAATCTGGTATATGTTGTCAACTATCCCAAAG ataacaaaagaaaaatggacgAGACGGATGCTTCTTCAGCAGTGAAAGTGAAAAGAGCGGTCCAGAAAACATCTGATTTAATAGTGTTGGGTCTCCCGTGGAAAACGACTGAACAGGatctaaaagaatattttagtaCCTTTGGAGAGGTTCTTATGGTTCAG gtcAAGAAAGATCTTAAAACTGGTCATTCAAAGGGGTTTGGTTTTGTTCGTTTTACGGAATATGAAACCCAGGTGAAAGTAATGTCACAGCGACATATGATAGACGGACGATGGTGTGACTGTAAACTTCCTAATTCTAAG CAAAGCCCAGATGAGCCTTTGAGAAGCAGGAAGGTGTTCGTTGGGCGCTGTACAGAGGACATGACCGCCGATGAGCTGCAGCAGTTTTTTTGCCAGTATGGAGAAGTGGTAGACGTCTTCATTCCCAAACCGTTCAGGGCTTTTGCCTTCGTTACGTTTGCAGACGATCAG GTTGCCCAGTCTCTTTGTGGAGAGGACTTGATCATTAAAGGAATCAGCGTCCATATATCCAATGCTGAACCTAAGCACAATAGCAATAGACAGTTAGAAAGAAGTGGAAGATTTGGTG GAATACTTCCGTCTACATGCTCTCTCATTCAAGACTTCGTCATCACACTGCACAGGCTGCGTCTTTGA
- the LOC102966136 gene encoding TAR DNA-binding protein 43 isoform X5: MSEYIRVTEDENDEPIEIPSEDDGTVLLSTVTAQFPGACGLRYRNPVSQCMRGVRLVEGILHAPEAGWGNLVYVVNYPKDNKRKMDETDASSAVKVKRAVQKTSDLIVLGLPWKTTEQDLKEYFSTFGEVLMVQVKKDLKTGHSKGFGFVRFTEYETQVKVMSQRHMIDGRWCDCKLPNSKQSPDEPLRSRKVFVGRCTEDMTADELQQFFCQYGEVVDVFIPKPFRAFAFVTFADDQVAQSLCGEDLIIKGISVHISNAEPKHNSNRQLERSGRFGVHLISNVYGRSTSLKVVL, from the exons ATGTCTGAATATATTCGGGTAACCGAAGATGAGAACGACGAGCCCATTGAAATACCCTCAGAAGACGACGGGACCGTGCTGCTGTCCACGGTGACAGCCCAGTTTCCAGGGGCCTGTGGGCTGCGCTACAGGAATCCAGTGTCTCAGTGTATGAGAGGCGTCCGGTTGGTGGAAGGAATTCTGCACGCCCCCGAAGCCGGCTGGGGAAATCTGGTATATGTTGTCAACTATCCCAAAG ataacaaaagaaaaatggacgAGACGGATGCTTCTTCAGCAGTGAAAGTGAAAAGAGCGGTCCAGAAAACATCTGATTTAATAGTGTTGGGTCTCCCGTGGAAAACGACTGAACAGGatctaaaagaatattttagtaCCTTTGGAGAGGTTCTTATGGTTCAG gtcAAGAAAGATCTTAAAACTGGTCATTCAAAGGGGTTTGGTTTTGTTCGTTTTACGGAATATGAAACCCAGGTGAAAGTAATGTCACAGCGACATATGATAGACGGACGATGGTGTGACTGTAAACTTCCTAATTCTAAG CAAAGCCCAGATGAGCCTTTGAGAAGCAGGAAGGTGTTCGTTGGGCGCTGTACAGAGGACATGACCGCCGATGAGCTGCAGCAGTTTTTTTGCCAGTATGGAGAAGTGGTAGACGTCTTCATTCCCAAACCGTTCAGGGCTTTTGCCTTCGTTACGTTTGCAGACGATCAG GTTGCCCAGTCTCTTTGTGGAGAGGACTTGATCATTAAAGGAATCAGCGTCCATATATCCAATGCTGAACCTAAGCACAATAGCAATAGACAGTTAGAAAGAAGTGGAAGATTTGGTG TTCAtctcatttcaaatgtttatggAAGAAGCACTTCATTGAAAGTAGTGCTGTAA
- the LOC102966136 gene encoding TAR DNA-binding protein 43 isoform X2, with product MSEYIRVTEDENDEPIEIPSEDDGTVLLSTVTAQFPGACGLRYRNPVSQCMRGVRLVEGILHAPEAGWGNLVYVVNYPKDNKRKMDETDASSAVKVKRAVQKTSDLIVLGLPWKTTEQDLKEYFSTFGEVLMVQVKKDLKTGHSKGFGFVRFTEYETQVKVMSQRHMIDGRWCDCKLPNSKQSPDEPLRSRKVFVGRCTEDMTADELQQFFCQYGEVVDVFIPKPFRAFAFVTFADDQVAQSLCGEDLIIKGISVHISNAEPKHNSNRQLERSGRFGGNPGILPSTCSLIQDFVITLHRLRL from the exons ATGTCTGAATATATTCGGGTAACCGAAGATGAGAACGACGAGCCCATTGAAATACCCTCAGAAGACGACGGGACCGTGCTGCTGTCCACGGTGACAGCCCAGTTTCCAGGGGCCTGTGGGCTGCGCTACAGGAATCCAGTGTCTCAGTGTATGAGAGGCGTCCGGTTGGTGGAAGGAATTCTGCACGCCCCCGAAGCCGGCTGGGGAAATCTGGTATATGTTGTCAACTATCCCAAAG ataacaaaagaaaaatggacgAGACGGATGCTTCTTCAGCAGTGAAAGTGAAAAGAGCGGTCCAGAAAACATCTGATTTAATAGTGTTGGGTCTCCCGTGGAAAACGACTGAACAGGatctaaaagaatattttagtaCCTTTGGAGAGGTTCTTATGGTTCAG gtcAAGAAAGATCTTAAAACTGGTCATTCAAAGGGGTTTGGTTTTGTTCGTTTTACGGAATATGAAACCCAGGTGAAAGTAATGTCACAGCGACATATGATAGACGGACGATGGTGTGACTGTAAACTTCCTAATTCTAAG CAAAGCCCAGATGAGCCTTTGAGAAGCAGGAAGGTGTTCGTTGGGCGCTGTACAGAGGACATGACCGCCGATGAGCTGCAGCAGTTTTTTTGCCAGTATGGAGAAGTGGTAGACGTCTTCATTCCCAAACCGTTCAGGGCTTTTGCCTTCGTTACGTTTGCAGACGATCAG GTTGCCCAGTCTCTTTGTGGAGAGGACTTGATCATTAAAGGAATCAGCGTCCATATATCCAATGCTGAACCTAAGCACAATAGCAATAGACAGTTAGAAAGAAGTGGAAGATTTGGTGGTAATCCAG GAATACTTCCGTCTACATGCTCTCTCATTCAAGACTTCGTCATCACACTGCACAGGCTGCGTCTTTGA